The Trichoderma atroviride chromosome 5, complete sequence genome contains a region encoding:
- a CDS encoding uncharacterized protein (EggNog:ENOG41) has product MPPRKRQRPNPAALSSSSLPTTALSPETSLSLASSASAQQASEQKRPPQPGSSSDHRPSDASLRVKEVRKTSSWYATWAKPAKATASTSIARENILGDTVRSRNAPDFSRFDTKRSEDTHLPDSPDSAAPPASLSSKSSSSSTNKKIEENKPADSSRAGDKDPRASGPAPEMPPIPKTKPATEQQETPEPQPSQEPQSGPEASTSEGVQTADAKDASQTQAASAGWFGWWARAPPAEPPAQAAPNPQAIKEEEASKPAENVEPAEPAEPAPSEQAPPSEPPAAESAPDAPKTASWFGFWYGTPQPDASAASAAEPDAPKEQPAVQDAEAFSKQGTATGSTAPSGKMAPLKNERSKGSAATVSRSSSKKSEIEEESAVKAKDVSTKDVSPPEAPSPQSPPPKVGSTWAFWYREPSKNKDKAPLPESGQIAVMGEGSEAQPTPMAEGAISEAPAKDPKDDALTPEPPASVLSWRRTKRIRPISMDLDIQRPPSADSTKSAPVEQSFAAPSTKAGAEQELPASNSLARTDSKKKKQVPSKKAVAEIESTVKEPPNVLLPSFSSTYQMKENPSILRQITNLVLRTSQQPPNHVFRVKDTPKIRKAVAIGVHGFFPASYLRPMIGQPTGTSLRFANLCAEAIRKWTDSHGSPKCKIEKVALEGEGRINDRVANLWKLLLNWIEQIRQADLVIIACHSQGVPVSIMLLEKLIDMGVLTDTRIGVCAMAGVALGPFPDYKSSILMGSAAELWEFGDPNSANSKRFEACLKRVVDFGARVTFVGSIDDQLVPMESAVYSPANHPYIYRAVFIDGRVHAPDFISHLIGFALKLRNLGISDHGLIRELSVALAGSLYSGEGHSRLYYDAAVYDLAIMHALETTATAQPTPCEIPKRETTPLASSNPYVLPWIMRGLLEEDFVKTQLSAETEELLRQFDDWKPTNKALKDVKYRLEVVRSKL; this is encoded by the exons ATGCCGCCGCGAAAGAGGCAACGCCCCAATCCCGCCGCTCTGAGCTCGTCCAGCCTGCCAACCACGGCTCTGTCGCCTGAGACGTCACTGTCACTGGCGTCATCTGCCTCGGCGCAGCAGGCTAGCGAGCAGAAAAGGCCTCCACAGCCTGGATCCAGCAGCGATCACAGGCCTTCGGATGCGTCACTTCGGGTAAAAGAG GTTCGGAAAACCAGCAGCTGGTACGCAACGTGGGCGAAGCCCGCAAAGGCCACCGCATCGACATCCATCGCCCGGGAGAACATTTTGGGAGACACCGTTAGATCCAGGAACGCACCCGATTTCTCTCGATTCGACACGAAGCGAAGCGAAGACACGCACCTCCCCGACAGCCCCGATTCAGCTGCGCCACCTGCATCACTTTCGTCCAAGTCTAGCAGCTCATCTACGAACAAGAAAATAGAAGAGAACAAGCCGGCAGATTCTTCACGTGCCGGAGATAAAGACCCCAGGGCGTCGGGACCTGCTCCGGAGATGCCCCCGATTCCCAAAACAAAGCCGGCTACCGAGCAGCAGGAAACCCCGGAGCCCCAGCCTTCTCAGGAGCCGCAATCTGGGCCAGAGGCTTCCACCAGCGAAGGTGTACAAACAGCCGATGCTAAAGATGCTTCACAGACACAAGCGGCCTCGGCAGGCTGGTTCGGCTGGTGGGCTAGAGCTCCACCTGCCGAACCTCCTGCTCAGGCCGCGCCAAATCCCCAGGCgataaaagaagaggaggcatCCAAGCCCGCCGAAAATGTCGAGCCAGCTGAGCCAGCTGAACCAGCACCCTCCGAGCAAGCGCCCCCTTCTGAGCCTCCAGCTGCCGAGAGTGCTCCGGATGCCCCAAAGACGGCCTCTTGGTTTGGCTTCTGGTATGGCACTCCTCAGCCGGACGCGAGCGCAGCTTCAGCGGCTGAGCCAGACGCACCCAAAGAACAACCAGCAGTCCAAGACGCCGAAGCATTTTCGAAGCAGGGAACAGCTACAGGATCAACAGCTCCATCAGGCAAAATGGCCCCACTCAAGAATGAACGCTCGAAAGGCTCAGCTGCTACCGTATCGCGATCGTCCAGCAAAAAAtcagagattgaagaagagtCCGCAGTAAAGGCCAAAGACGTATCAACAAAAGATGTCTCTCCGCCTGAAGCGCCGTCGCCACAAAGCCCTCCTCCCAAAGTCGGCTCTACTTGGGCTTTCTGGTACAGAGAGCCCTCAAAAAATAAGGATAAGGCGCCACTACCGGAATCAGGGCAAATTGCGGTCATGGGTGAAGGGTCAGAGGCCCAACCAACGCCTATGGCAGAAGGAGCTATCTCAGAAGCGCCGGCCAAAGACCCTAAAGATGATGCATTGACACCAGAACCGCCAGCAAGCGTATTGTCGTGGCGCAGAACCAAACGGATTCGACCGATATCGATGGATCTTGATATCCAGCGGCCGCCTTCTGCAGACAGTACAAAATCAGCTCCTGTAGAACAGAGCTTTGCCGCTCCCTCTACCAAAGCAGGGGCCGAACAAGAGCTGCCTGCTTCGAACTCACTGGCCAGGACCGATtctaagaagaagaaacaggtGCCTTCGAAGAAGGCCGTCGCTGAGATCGAGTCCACCGTAAAAGAACCGCCCAACGTGCTACTTCCATCGTTTTCTAGCACATATCAAATGAAGGAGAACCCCTCTATCCTGCGACAAATTACGAATCTCGTATTACGAACCTCGCAGCAACCTCCAAATCATGTCTTCCGTGTCAAAGACACCCCAAAGATCCGCAAGGCAGTTGCTATTGGCGTTCATGGCTTCTTTCCAGCGTCATACCTACGTCCTATGATAGGCCAGCCCACAGGAACCTCTCTGCGATTTGCAAATCTTTGCGCTGAGGCTATTCGCAAATGGACCGATAGCCATGGCAGCCCCAAGTGTAAAATTGAGAAGGTTGCCCTCGAAGGAGAAGGCAGAATCAATGACAGAGTGGCAAATCTGTGGAAGCTCCTACTAAACTGGATTGAGCAGATTCGCCAGGCCGACTTGGTTATCATTGCTTGCCACTCCCAAGGAGTGCCAGTCAGCAtcatgctgctggagaagctgattgATATGGGGGTGCTAACAGACACCAGAATTGGCGTTTGTGCCATGGCCGGCGTGGCCCTCGGCCCTTTCCCAGACTACAAATCCAGCATCCTGATGggctctgctgcagagctGTGGGAGTTTGGTGATCCTAACAGCGCCAACTCAAAAAGGTTCGAAGCTTGTCTCAAACGAGTAGTCGATTTTGGAGCTCGTGTCACATTTGTGGGCAGTATTGACGACCAGCTCGTCCCTATGGAG TCTGCTGTGTACTCGCCTGCAAATCACCCTTACATCTACCGTGCTGTCTTCATCGATGGTCGAGTACATGCTCCCGATTTCATTTCCCACCTGATTGGATTCGCACTCAAGCTTCGCAATCTGGGTATATCAGACCACGGCCTCATTCGTGAACTCTCCGTTGCCCTTGCCGGATCACTCTACTCTGGCGAAGGCCACTCACGCTTGTACTATGACGCAGCCGTATATGACCTCGCCATCATGCACGCTTTAGAGACGACTGCCACGGCACAGCCCACACCTTGCGAAATCCCAAAGCGAGAGACAACACCTCTAGCTTCATCCAATCCCTATGTGTTGCCATGGATCATGCGCGGACTTTTGGAAGAGGATTTTGTCAAGACGCAGCTCAGTGCTGAAACggaggagctgctgagaCAATTTGACGACTGGAAGCCAACGAATAAGGCACTCAAAGACGTCAAGTATCGCCTAGAGGTTGTTCGCTCCAAACTATAA
- a CDS encoding uncharacterized protein (BUSCO:EOG092D03HZ) — MSTLKRKDAPGGNPPSKSAKNFKEARPTKKEAPAKDAKPAAKAHRKSDAATEERAKAPIISVLKDDEPVFPRGGGSVLTPLEQKKIQMEAKADAIREEEFETSAKPQKKKVKKSAAKGDKKTEKKADEDTIKIESLNFKRLVKGSLVLGQVTKINKLNLEISLPNNLTGHASIVTISEQLTSRLEGGADKESDSDEEESSDESDINLQSIFKVGQYVRAYVVSTSDSTASGKGKKKIELSLRPSETNTGLEKDDVVPNSTVMASVVSVEDRGCVMDLGIPNLNGFLPNSEIDPLIDHERLQPGAVFLCQVTGKGAAKTVQLSLMQDKLGSTKALPGDATTINTFLPGTLVNILVSENEGRGLGGKIMGAVDATADLIHSGVGPNDADLKAKYKVGSKVKARIICNFPTAKDPKLGISLLPHIMSLTRKRQDTKSKTEQPLPIEVMPISSFVEKCTVRHVEDNIGLFVDTGVAGLGGFVHISRVKDGKVDALYETSGPYKVGTVHRGRIVGYNEMDGLFSISFAKSILDQQYIRVEDVPIGSVINGEIEKLVIKEQGVTGLIIKVAEGITGFVPENHLSDIRLQNPEKKFRVGMKVKARVLSTNPLKRQMRLTLKKTLVNSEAPTIKSYDEVSIGMQTLGTIVKVQKNGAHVQFYGHLKGFLPVSEMSEAYIRDPMEHFRAGQVLSVHALEVDPEARRFIVSCKDPSAFGLDKQTALKDLKLGDVVSAKVTQKTEDQIFVELVDSQLKAILPVGHLTDKSSSKNQYAWKRISTGQTLSDLVVLEKNENRRAITLTQKPSLVKASQENKLLKSFHDAKVGAIVQGFVRNITVTAVFVQFAGNLNALLPRGRLPADVQAQPDFGMRKFESIEVKIVATIPELKRILVAPADAPLVIESEGNKGKSSKAPAPEDGLSFGSTTKVKVTSVKDTQLNVQLVDSETQGRLDVSQIFDKWEDILDPKDPLGKFSKTQVLRVKIMGVHDAKDHRYLPFSHRSAHSVLELTSKPSDLGDEEPKPITFEDLKVGDNRIAFVNNVTSQYLWVNLSPNVRGRISIMDASDDLSLLNDLEANFPVGSAIKVRVTSVDAKNKRLDLSARSPNASETITWASLKQNMVLPGKITKVNERQVLVKLSEAVSGPVHLPDMVDDYGTVDTLKYKKGDIVRVSIVDVDASNKRIRLSMRPSRIMSSTLPVADKEISKIAQLSTGDIVRGFVKNVADKGVFVLLGGQVTGFVKISNLSDRFLKEWKDSFQVDQLVKGRVIALDAATSQLELSLKSSVVDEDYKPPVGYNDIKEGQIVTGVVRKVEEFGAFIVIDNSANVSGLCHRTQMADNAVKDATKLYKEGDKVKARVLEVDPTKRRISFGLKPSFFEDEDTDMESDAGAALDDEDEDEDDGEGMELDQEALLKILGTDNQGDSSDDDEDEDEDEEEEEAEGDSDEEMEDAATKKTGGLGGGKKSAWATNPFDDAGSESENDSQAENADKKKKRKKKAEAQVDRTAELDAHGPQTSSDYERLLLGQPDSSELWIAYMAFQMQVSELPKAREVAERAIKSINIREETEKLNVWVAYLNLEVAYGSKHTVEDVFKRACQYNDEQEVYERLASIYIQSEKLKQADELFEAMLKKFGAKAPSVWTNYAHFLHVTKNEPARARALLPRATQQLDSHNGQNMVSRFAALEFRSPNGEPERGRTMFEGLLAAFPKKGDIWNQLLDLEIGIASSSADHTAVRDVFERRTRVKGLKPQQAEKWFRRWAAWEEKLDPKGKDRVMAKAQEWASGFKAKKEAEAAAAEDEEMEE, encoded by the exons ATGAGCACCCTTAAGCGGAAGGATGCCCCTGGAGGCAATCCTCCCTCCAAGTCGGCCAAAAACTTCAAAGAAGCTCGACCgacgaaaaaagaagcaccgGCAAAGGATGCGAAGCCAGCTGCCAAGGCGCATCGCAAATCAGACGCCGCGACAGAAGAGCGCGCAAAGGCTCCAATCATCTCCGTCCtgaaagatgatgagccCGTGTTTCCCCGTGGAGGCGGAAGCGTCCTCACGCCTCTCgaacagaagaagattcaGATGGAAGCCAAAGCGGACGCCATTCGGGAAGAGGAATTCGAGACGAGCGCCAAgccgcagaagaagaaggtgaagaagtcTGCGGCCAAGGGTGAtaagaagacggagaagaaggcagatgAGGACACCATTAAGATTGAGAGCTTGAACTTCAAG AGACTGGTCAAGGGCTCCTTGGTTCTCGGACAGGTGACGAAGATCAACAAACTCAATCTTGAGATTTCATTGCCGAACAACCTTACCGGACATGCATCGATTGTCACTATTTCTGAGCAATTGACGAGCAGACTTGAAGGCGGCGCCGACAAGGAGAGCGAcagcgacgaagaagagtCATCTGATGAAAGCGATATCAACCTTCAGTCTATTTTCAAGGTCGGACAGTATGTGCGAGCTTATGTGGTCTCGACATCAGATAGCACCGCCAgcggaaagggaaagaagaagattgagcttTCTCTGCGACCCAGCGAGACCAACACTGGACTAGAAAAAGATGATGTTGTGCCCAACAGCACCGTCATGGCCTCGGTGGTCAGCGTCGAAGATCGTGGCTGTGTCATGGATCTCGGAATCCCAAACTTGAATGGTTTCCTCCCCAACAGCGAAATCGACCCCCTCATTGACCACGAGAGACTCCAGCCAGGCGCCGTGTTCCTCTGCCAGGTCACAGGCAAGGGCGCTGCCAAGACTGTGCAGCTCTCCCTGATGCAAGACAAGCTCGGAAGCACAAAGGCTTTGCCCGGCGATGCCACCACAATCAACACATTCCTCCCCGGCACACTCGTCAACATTCTGGTGTCAGAAAATGAGGGCAGAGGTCTGGGTGGAAAGATCATGGGCGCAGTGGATGCCACTGCGGACTTGATCCACTCCGGCGTTGGTCCAAACGACGCTGACCTCAAGGCCAAGTACAAGGTCGGATCCAAGGTCAAGGCGAGAATCATTTGCAACTTTCCCACGGCCAAAGACCCGAAGCTGGGCATCTCGCTGTTGCCTCACATCATGTCTCTGACCCGGAAACGCCAAGATACCAAGTCAAAAACTGAGCAGCCGCTGCCCATTGAAGTGATGCCTATCTCCTCTTTCGTCGAAAAGTGCACTGTTCGTCATGTCGAAGACAACATTGGTCTCTTCGTTGATACCGGTGTCGCTGGTCTGGGCGGATTTGTTCACATCTCTCGTGTCAAAGACGGAAAGGTCGACGCCCTTTACGAAACCAGTGGACCTTACAAGGTTGGGACTGTACACCGCGGTCGAATCGTTGGATACAACGAGATGGATGGCCTCTTCAGTATCTCCTTTGCGAAGAGCATTCTTGACCAGCAGTACATCCGTGTTGAAGACGTTCCCATCGGCTCAGTGATCAATGGCGAaattgagaagctggtcatCAAGGAGCAGGGTGTTACTGGACTCATCATCAAGGTTGCAGAGGGCATCACTGGATTTGTTCCCGAGAACCACCTATCCGATATCCGCCTTCAGAACCCTGAGAAGAAGTTCCGCGTCGGAATGAAGGTCAAGGCTCGCGTTCTTTCTACGAACCCTCTTAAGAGACAAATGCGCCTTACCCTCAAGAAGACATTAGTGAATTCAGAGGCTCCTACCATCAAATCTTACGACGAGGTCAGCATTGGAATGCAAACTCTTGGTACCATTGTCAAGGTGCAAAAGAACGGAGCTCACGTTCAGTTCTACGGACATCTCAAGGGATTCCTGCCCGTATCAGAGATGAGCGAGGCCTATATCCGTGATCCTATGGAGCACTTCCGCGCTGGACAGGTCCTGAGCGTACACGCTCTTGAGGTCGATCCCGAAGCGAGAAGATTTATTGTTTCTTGCAAAGACCCGAGCGCTTTTGGTTTAGACAAGCAAACAGCTTTGAAGGACTTGAAGTTGGGAGATGTTGTATCGGCCAAGGTCACCCAGAAGACGGAGGATCAAATCTTTGTGGAGCTTGTTGACAGCCAACTAAAGGCCATCCTGCCAGTGGGTCACCTCACTGACAAGTCTTCGTCAAAGAACCAATACGCGTGGAAGCGAATTTCTACTGGACAAACTTTGTCAGATCTCGTGGTTCTTGAGAAGAACGAGAACCGTCGGGCCATCACTCTCACCCAGAAGCCGAGCTTGGTCAAGGCCTCTCAAGAgaacaagctgctcaagagCTTCCATGACGCCAAAGTGGGTGCTATTGTTCAGGGTTTTGTGCGCAACATTACAGTTACGGCTGTGTTTGTTCAGTTTGCTGGAAATCTCAACGCATTGCTGCCGAGAGGAAGGCTTCCAGCCGATGTTCAGGCACAACCTGACTTTGGCATGCGCAAGTTCGAATCCATTGAAGTGAAAATCGTTGCGACCATTCCTGAGCTGAAGCGTATTTTGGTTGCTCCCGCCGACGCTCCTCTGGTTATCGAGAGCGAGGGCAACAAGGGCAAGTCTTCCAAGGCTCCGGCCCCAGAGGATGGCCTTTCATTTGGCAGCACAACAAAGGTTAAAGTCACATCGGTCAAGGATACTCAGCTGAACGTTCAGCTCGTCGACAGCGAGACTCAAGGTCGTCTTGATGTGTCTCAGATCTTTGATAAATGGGAGGATATCCTCGATCCAAAGGATCCCCTCGGCAAATTCAGCAAGACACAGGTTCTCCGTGTCAAGATTATGGGTGTCCACGATGCCAAAGACCATCGATACCTGCCATTTTCTCATAGATCTGCCCACTCGGTTTTGGAGCTTACTTCTAAGCCTAGCGATCTTGGCGACGAGGAGCCCAAGCCAATTACTTTTGAAGATTTAAAGGTTGGCGACAACCGCATTGCTTTTGTCAACAACGTAACATCTCAATACCTCTGGGTGAACCTTTCTCCCAACGTCCGAGGCCGCATTTCCATCATGGACGCGTCAGACGACTTGTCTCTGCTAAACGACCTAGAGGCCAATTTCCCGGTCGGATCAGCCATCAAAGTTAGAGTCACATCGGTCGATGCCAAAAACAAGCGTCTCGACCTCTCTGCACGATCACCTAATGCCTCCGAGACCATCACTTGGGCTTCATTGAAGCAGAACATGGTCCTCCCTGGTAAGATTACCAAGGTCAATGAACGACAAGTTTTGGTGAAACTGAGCGAAGCCGTCTCCGGCCCTGTCCATCTCCCCGACATGGTCGACGATTACGGCACTGTCGATACTCTCAAATACAAAAAGGGCGATATTGTTCGCGTTTCCATTGTTGATGTCGACGCTAGCAACAAAAGAATCCGTCTCTCTATGCGACCCTCTCGAATCATGAGCTCTACCCTTCCTGTTGCGGACAAGGAGATTAGCAAGATTGCACAGCTTTCCACTGGTGATATCGTACGAGGATTCGTCAAGAATGTCGCCGACAAGGGTGTCTTTGTCTTGCTCGGAGGCCAGGTAACTGGATTTGTCAAAATTTCAAATCTTTCTGATCGCTTCTTGAAGGAGTGGAAAGACAGCTTCCAGGTTGATCAGTTAGTAAAGGGCCGCGTTATTGCCCTTGATGCCGCGACTAGCCAACTTGAGCTCAGCCTGAAGTCTTCCGTAGTTGATGAGGACTACAAGCCTCCGGTAGGTTACAACGATATCAAGGAGGGCCAAATCGTCACCGGTGTCGTCCGCAAGGTTGAAGAGTTTGGTGCCTTTATTGTTATTGACAACTCGGCCAATGTCAGTGGCTTGTGTCACCGAACCCAGATGGCCGATAACGCCGTCAAGGATGCCACCAAGCTGTACAAGGAGGGAGATAAGGTGAAAGCTAGAGTCTTGGAGGTTGATCctacaaagagaagaatcagCTTTGGCCTCAAACCATCCTTCTTTGAGGACGAGGACACTGACATGGAGTCTGATGCTGGCGCAGCactcgacgacgaggatgaggatgaggatgatggtgAAGGCATGGAGTTGGATCAGGAAGCGTTACTCAAGATTCTTGGCACTGATAACCAAGGCGACTCCtcagatgatgacgaagacgaggacgaagacgaggaagaggaggaagcggAGGGTGATAGCGACGAAGAGATGGAGGACGCTGCCACTAAGAAGACTGGTGGTCTAGGCGGAGGTAAAAAGTCAGCGTGGGCAACAAATCCGTTCGATGACGCTGGCTCAGAATCCGAAAACGATTCCCAGGCCGAAAACgccgacaagaagaagaagcggaagaagaaggctgaggcCCAGGTCGACCGAACTGCTGAGCTCGATGCCCACGGCCCTCAGACGTCTAGCGACTACGAGCGTCTGCTTTTGGGTCAGCCTGACTCGTCAGAGCTGTGGATTGCCTACATGGCGTTCCAGATGCAGGTCAGCGAGCTACCAAAGGCGCGAGAGGTTGCCGAGCGAGCCATCAAGAGCATCAACATTCGCGAGGAGACTGAGAAGCTCAACGTCTGGGTTGCTTATCTCAACTTGGAGGTTGCGTACGGCAGCAAGCACACGGTTGAGGATGTCTTCAAGCGAGCTTGCCAGTACAATGACGAGCAAGAGGTTTACGAGCGACTGGCTAGTATCTACATCCAGTcagagaagctcaag CAAGCGGATGAGCTCTTCGAAGCCATGCTCAAGAAGTTCGGTGCCAAGGCACCCAGCGTCTGGACCAACTACGCACACTTCCTGCACGTCACCAAGAACGAGCCCGCCCGAGCCCGAGCCCTGCTCCCCAGAGCCACTCAGCAGCTCGACAGCCACAACGGCCAGAACATGGTCAGCCGATTTGCGGCTCTCGAGTTCCGGTCACCCAACGGCGAGCCCGAGCGCGGCCGAACCATGTTTGAAGGTCTTCTCGCCGCTTTCCCCAAGAAGGGCGATATCTGGAACCAGCTGCTGGATCTCGAAATCGGCAttgccagctccagcgccgaTCACACCGCCGTGAGAGACGTATTCgagaggaggacgagagTCAAGGGTCTCAAGCCCCAGCAGGCAGAGAAGTGGTTCCGCAGATGGGCCGCGTGGGAGGAGAAGCTCGAtcccaagggcaaggatAGGGTCATGGCCAAGGCGCAGGAGTGGGCGTCTGGattcaaggccaagaaggaggctgaggctgcagcggctgaggatgaggagatggaggagtag
- a CDS encoding uncharacterized protein (EggNog:ENOG41~SECRETED:SignalP(1-18)), whose translation MASKLLLGTLMLLPGISASTNIILESRPHGYCKQLNIPLPITAETAVYDIPKVDNDIEAVSWAIFDATRTSIHGPGNIIKNTTTSATFNIHAQLCIPNSAKNSKKNTLQIATHGVHYDSRYWDSKYKPENHSYVEAALKAGHSILTYDRLGVGESDHPDAYTVVQAPLELEILRQLTLMARNGTLYEFAGHAQPSNSLFTSLATPHKVVHIGHSFGSFLTSAFIARYGPLSDGAIITGYLLTENLGSAGSTSFSVEYAATGSPAFDRPSGYVVCQRDGIQNIFFGGNPKTAFTKELLDYGISLKQPVPIGEFASAWSLLGNPGPSFRAPVQFLLPEFDFYICRGDCRGLANVTMLNQTYPNAAAIEIALQPNTGHALPLHNNATAGFQLMFDFFSRHGL comes from the coding sequence ATGGCGTCTAAACTCCTGCTCGGCACCCTAATGCTCCTTCCTGGCATATCTGCCTCGACAAATATTATTCTTGAATCAAGACCTCATGGATACTGCAAACAGCTCAACATCCCACTGCCTATCACTGCAGAGACTGCAGTCTATGACATACCCAAGGTAGACAATGATATCGAAGCAGTATCTTGGGCAATCTTCGACGCCACTCGAACTTCCATACATGGACCCGGCAACATCATCAAGAACACTACAACTTCTGCGACCTTCAACATTCACGCGCAGCTGTGTATTCCCAACTCTGCCAAGAATTCGAAGAAGAATACCTTGCAGATTGCCACCCATGGAGTACACTACGACTCCAGATACTGGGACTCAAAGTACAAGCCGGAGAACCACTCCTATGTTGAGGCAGCACTCAAAGCAGGACATTCGATCCTTACATATGACCGTTTGGGAGTCGGTGAATCTGATCACCCGGATGCATACACCGTTGTCCAAGCTCCTCTGGAACTGGAAATCCTCCGCCAGTTGACTTTGATGGCCCGTAATGGCACCCTGTATGAGTTTGCGGGTCATGCACAGCCCTCCAACTCTTTGTTCACATCGTTGGCCACTCCACACAAAGTCGTTCACATCGGACACAGTTTCGGATCTTTCCTCACTTCTGCATTCATTGCCAGATACGGCCCCCTTAGCGATGGAGCAATCATTACGGGATATCTGTTGACCGAAAACCTCGGCAGCGCTGGTTCGACTTCATTCAGCGTCGAATATGCTGCTACTGGATCCCCTGCTTTTGATCGCCCAAGCGGCTATGTTGTGTGCCAGAGAGATGGTATCCaaaacatcttcttcggagGAAACCCCAAGACCGCGTTCACCAAGGAGTTGCTCGACTACGGCATCAGCCTCAAACAGCCAGTCCCCATTGGAGAGTTCGCTTCAGCCTGGTCACTGCTTGGAAATCCCGGCCCATCTTTCAGAGCCCCTGTGCAATTCTTGCTGCCCGAGTTTGACTTTTACATTTGCCGAGGCGATTGCCGTGGCTTGGCCAATGTGACCATGTTGAATCAGACTTACCCCAATGCTGCGGCCATTGAGATTGCCCTACAGCCAAATACCGGCCATGCGCTGCCTCTACACAACAACGCCACAGCAGGTTTCCAACTCATGTTCGATTTCTTTTCTCGACACGGACTGTAG